The following coding sequences lie in one Komagataeibacter sucrofermentans DSM 15973 genomic window:
- a CDS encoding IS5 family transposase (programmed frameshift), translated as MAWTEITRAQYRRDDLEYASDLRDAEWALIAPLMPERKRLGRPRRTDLRRVMEAILYIVTTGCQWRQLPRNFPAFTTVQGYFYRWIREGRWEALNHILVILSREQDGRDATPSVGIIDKQSVKTAENGGPRGYDAGKKIRGRKRHITTDTQGHVVAAVVHPANIQDRDGGYAGEKLRNALAELGRWTIEIVKRSDRTEGFVVLPKRWIVERSFAWLGRCRRLTKDVEATLSSSCAWLMIAHIRRVLRKINQTVF; from the exons ATGGCCTGGACTGAAATCACCCGCGCGCAGTATCGCCGGGACGACCTGGAATATGCAAGCGACCTTCGCGATGCGGAGTGGGCGCTGATTGCGCCTCTGATGCCCGAGAGGAAACGACTGGGGAGACCACGACGTACGGATTTGCGCCGGGTCATGGAGGCGATCCTCTATATCGTCACGACCGGTTGCCAGTGGCGACAATTGCCTCGTAACTTTCCCGCTTTCACGACCGTGCAGGGCTATTTCTACCGTTGGATCCGCGAGGGACGATGGGAAGCGCTGAACCATATTCTCGTGATCCTGTCGCGTGAGCAGGACGGGCGAGACGCCACACCTTCGGTAGGCATTATTGACA AGCAGTCGGTTAAAACTGCTGAAAACGGCGGTCCACGCGGTTATGACGCGGGCAAGAAGATCAGGGGCCGCAAGCGGCATATCACGACCGACACGCAGGGTCATGTCGTGGCAGCTGTCGTGCATCCCGCCAACATTCAGGATCGTGACGGCGGGTATGCTGGCGAGAAGTTGCGTAATGCGCTGGCTGAACTCGGCCGATGGACGATCGAAATCGTCAAGCGTAGTGACCGGACCGAAGGCTTCGTCGTCCTGCCCAAACGCTGGATCGTGGAGCGCAGCTTTGCATGGCTCGGACGCTGCCGTCGCCTTACGAAGGATGTCGAGGCAACACTCTCGTCATCCTGCGCGTGGTTGATGATCGCCCATATCCGCAGAGTTCTGCGGAAAATCAATCAAACCGTTTTCTGA
- the mgrA gene encoding L-glyceraldehyde 3-phosphate reductase: MTWFPAEQRYDGMEFRRCGHSGLWLPPVSLGLWHNFGGTDVFETGRAVIRRAFDRGVTHFDLANNYGPPHGSAEENFGTILKKDFAYHRDELIISSKAGWNMWSGPYGSGGSRKHILASAEQSLRRMGVDYVDIFYSHRPTPDVPLEETVSALAQLVRQGKALYIGISSYSPDRTRQTAELLKAEGVPLLIHQPSYSLLNRWIEVSLLETLEELGVGCIAFSPLAQGLLTSKYLDGMPAASRAAAGTSFANTMLNDENLRHVRALNDIAAARGQTLAQMAIAWVLRIPGITSALIGARNVQQLDNSLDALKNTSFTPDELNKIDHHARDGNVDLWRKVSVL; this comes from the coding sequence ATGACCTGGTTCCCTGCAGAGCAACGTTATGATGGAATGGAATTTCGTCGCTGTGGTCATTCTGGCCTCTGGTTGCCACCAGTTTCGCTTGGGTTATGGCATAATTTTGGCGGAACGGACGTGTTTGAAACAGGCCGTGCGGTCATCCGGCGTGCATTTGACCGAGGCGTAACGCATTTCGATCTGGCAAATAACTATGGGCCACCGCATGGGTCGGCAGAAGAAAACTTTGGCACGATCCTGAAAAAAGATTTTGCCTATCACCGGGATGAACTCATTATTTCGTCCAAGGCAGGGTGGAATATGTGGTCCGGTCCATATGGTTCTGGTGGGTCGCGCAAACATATCCTGGCATCAGCAGAACAGAGTTTACGCCGTATGGGCGTGGATTATGTCGATATTTTCTATTCTCACCGTCCCACGCCAGATGTGCCACTGGAGGAGACTGTCAGTGCTCTCGCGCAACTGGTCCGGCAGGGCAAAGCCCTCTATATCGGCATTTCCTCCTACAGTCCGGATCGCACACGCCAGACAGCTGAATTGTTGAAAGCTGAAGGTGTGCCGCTGCTGATCCATCAGCCTTCATATTCCCTGCTCAATCGCTGGATAGAAGTCTCACTTCTTGAAACACTTGAAGAACTGGGCGTGGGCTGTATAGCCTTCTCGCCCCTTGCGCAGGGTCTGCTTACCAGCAAATATCTTGATGGCATGCCTGCGGCGTCTCGTGCAGCGGCAGGCACTTCTTTTGCCAACACAATGCTGAATGACGAGAATCTCCGTCACGTTCGGGCATTAAACGATATTGCGGCGGCGCGTGGGCAGACACTTGCGCAGATGGCCATTGCATGGGTGTTACGTATTCCCGGCATTACTTCGGCATTGATCGGCGCCCGTAATGTTCAACAGTTGGATAATTCGCTTGATGCATTGAAAAATACCAGCTTTACGCCTGATGAGCTGAACAAAATTGATCATCATGCTCGCGATGGAAATGTAGATCTGTGGCGAAAGGTGAGTGTTCTTTAA
- a CDS encoding TonB-dependent receptor domain-containing protein — translation MYYRPLRAAAPAFSHFSFMVILSCSTLIHGKAWADEPVHNLPAGKTGSDRNHTGHMAHEHEHEHEHEHEAQAGMTAASSEKIMVHHHRSGKVEAAWNNLKKIPGGTSIIDSKDTAKRSNATNADIFKFQPGLFAQAVCGGDDLRISVRGSGVQDGLSATRYGINFFFDGLPLTTTAGAVNELQEPLGVQYTEVLRGGNAIDMGSTLLGGAINYVSKTGHDADRYHARVEAGSFGYVKEQLSSGGVYGKADYYLSVTNAYRGGYQQNTKTSSFGVNFNFGYKFNDHVDTRLFVRYRQTDEGYPGYLTRSQIAQDPTQAQKGYGNTSTNGYGTHTLEPGSYFVGDKTNIHFNDGSKFTLGFDYQNTPMDHRLQFTRLQYGIQNASGMLDYTRSDTLFGRKSDTHVGVYTTAILSLWETQKVKDLAHYASYGAHVGQLISHDTFGGSTTTFHISNNYEIFHNFWLTTAGALTYAPRQIAVTYPTYSDLHTQSLYFQPRAGFRYVVNPHIQFYGNVTRGEEPQTIWRYLTGPLYTSGLAKGQNAGGTNIKPSTSTTFEVGTEGNWRGTDWSLTYYHSAIRNELLSVMTPESQLYNEVLNANASPTTHQGVEFSTHSVLYQWAGGVVSLRQAYTYQDFRFNNDPTFGHNKLPGIPSHFYQGQLHLDMKNGFYIAADAQVSSSVEASYDNTYRAAPYHIYNFQMGYQWPGKHRMIYVDLHNLANKHYATAVIPSYQAAGKEVAAMLPGDGLSVFAGIDIGFN, via the coding sequence ATGTATTATCGCCCCCTGCGCGCTGCTGCGCCTGCTTTTTCGCATTTTTCTTTCATGGTTATCCTGTCATGCTCAACACTGATCCATGGAAAGGCGTGGGCGGATGAACCCGTACATAATCTCCCTGCAGGAAAGACCGGATCTGACAGGAACCATACCGGCCACATGGCGCATGAGCATGAGCATGAGCATGAGCATGAGCATGAAGCTCAGGCGGGAATGACTGCCGCATCCAGCGAAAAGATCATGGTGCATCATCATCGTTCGGGCAAGGTTGAAGCGGCATGGAACAATCTGAAGAAAATACCGGGTGGTACGAGTATTATTGATTCAAAAGACACGGCAAAGCGTAGTAACGCAACGAATGCGGATATCTTCAAATTTCAGCCCGGCCTGTTTGCCCAGGCTGTGTGCGGCGGTGATGACCTGCGTATTTCAGTACGCGGCTCTGGTGTGCAGGATGGTCTGTCAGCAACACGTTATGGGATTAATTTCTTCTTTGATGGCCTGCCGCTGACAACAACAGCCGGTGCCGTTAATGAATTGCAGGAACCGCTGGGTGTACAGTATACCGAAGTATTGCGTGGCGGCAACGCAATCGATATGGGCAGCACACTGCTTGGCGGGGCCATCAACTATGTGTCCAAGACGGGCCATGATGCCGATCGCTATCATGCCCGCGTAGAGGCGGGCAGTTTTGGTTACGTCAAGGAACAGCTGAGTTCAGGCGGGGTTTACGGCAAGGCTGACTATTACCTCAGCGTGACCAATGCCTATCGTGGGGGGTACCAGCAAAACACAAAAACATCCAGCTTTGGTGTCAATTTCAATTTTGGTTACAAATTCAACGATCATGTGGATACGCGCCTGTTCGTTCGCTATCGTCAGACGGATGAAGGGTATCCGGGCTACCTGACCCGTAGCCAGATTGCGCAGGACCCTACGCAGGCCCAGAAAGGTTACGGCAACACCAGCACTAATGGCTATGGTACGCACACGCTTGAACCTGGCAGCTATTTTGTAGGCGACAAGACAAATATCCATTTTAACGATGGTTCAAAATTCACGCTTGGATTTGATTACCAGAATACCCCGATGGATCATCGCCTGCAGTTTACCCGCCTTCAGTATGGTATCCAGAACGCATCCGGCATGCTGGACTATACCCGGTCTGATACGTTGTTCGGCCGTAAAAGTGATACGCATGTAGGGGTTTACACCACAGCGATCCTTAGCCTGTGGGAAACGCAGAAAGTCAAGGATCTTGCTCATTATGCAAGCTATGGTGCGCATGTAGGCCAGCTTATCTCACACGATACTTTTGGTGGGAGCACCACGACTTTTCATATAAGTAATAATTACGAAATTTTTCATAACTTCTGGCTGACAACGGCAGGTGCGCTTACCTATGCGCCGCGACAGATCGCTGTAACCTATCCAACGTATTCTGATCTCCACACCCAATCCCTCTATTTTCAGCCCCGGGCGGGTTTTCGATATGTCGTCAATCCTCACATCCAGTTTTATGGCAATGTAACAAGAGGTGAGGAACCACAGACAATATGGCGCTACCTCACGGGGCCACTCTATACTTCCGGCCTTGCAAAAGGACAGAATGCAGGTGGAACCAATATCAAGCCTTCGACCTCAACTACATTTGAAGTAGGCACGGAAGGCAACTGGCGCGGCACGGACTGGAGCCTCACCTATTATCATAGCGCGATACGGAATGAGCTGCTGTCAGTGATGACCCCGGAATCACAGCTTTACAATGAAGTGCTGAATGCAAATGCATCGCCAACCACGCATCAGGGCGTTGAATTCTCAACACATTCCGTACTATATCAGTGGGCTGGCGGGGTTGTTTCCCTGCGGCAGGCCTATACCTATCAGGACTTTCGATTCAATAATGATCCGACATTCGGGCATAATAAACTTCCCGGAATTCCCTCTCATTTCTATCAGGGTCAATTGCACCTTGATATGAAAAACGGGTTCTATATTGCTGCGGATGCACAGGTCTCTTCTTCTGTTGAAGCATCATATGATAACACGTATAGAGCGGCGCCCTATCATATCTATAATTTCCAGATGGGCTATCAATGGCCAGGCAAACACCGCATGATATATGTTGACCTGCACAACCTTGCCAATAAGCATTACGCCACTGCAGTCATTCCATCCTATCAGGCTGCGGGTAAGGAAGTAGCCGCCATGTTGCCTGGTGATGGGCTGAGTGTCTTTGCCGGGATTGATATTGGTTTCAATTGA
- a CDS encoding NtaA/DmoA family FMN-dependent monooxygenase (This protein belongs to a clade of FMN-dependent monooxygenases, within a broader family of flavin-dependent oxidoreductases, the luciferase-like monooxygenase (LMM) family, some of whose members use coenzyme F420 rather than FMN.) has product MTSRIGRPREHLVLGAYLGGGGTNGDAWRLPEADVDADINFERYSHYVHILERGKFDSIFLYDNVLPVPNPEVLEYRPGFPRWDTFTLLAALAVVTKRIGLIGTASTTFNEPYNIARKVLSLDHLSNGRAGWNVVTATGGGENFNLPEHVGHAERYRRAHEFYDVVTGLWHSVEPDAIVRNKVTGQWLDPAKVHPLNHKGEFYAVQGPLNAPPRIAQAGQPVIAQAGSSDDGKELAARIGEVIYTAEYDREHALAFRNELIERAQKYGRGAANLRVLPGLAPIVGKTREDAQRKFERYLSYLDHGATLNGLANYASLGIDLANWPKGKPVTLPDNLAQTNSHKSRQSLIARWIRERQATTDDILRFFIAGGHRLIVGSATDIADHIQDWFEAGAVDGFNIMFTSAPTGMEDFVDLVVPELQRRGLFKKDYASPYLRTNLGLPTV; this is encoded by the coding sequence ATGACATCTCGCATCGGTCGCCCGCGTGAGCATCTGGTATTGGGCGCGTATCTGGGTGGTGGCGGTACAAACGGGGATGCCTGGCGCCTGCCTGAGGCAGATGTAGATGCTGATATCAATTTTGAACGATACAGTCATTATGTCCACATTCTCGAGCGTGGCAAATTCGACAGTATCTTTCTCTATGATAATGTATTGCCAGTACCCAACCCTGAAGTACTGGAGTATCGCCCCGGCTTTCCGCGGTGGGATACGTTCACGCTGCTGGCTGCACTCGCGGTTGTAACAAAACGGATTGGCCTGATCGGCACCGCCAGTACCACATTCAACGAGCCTTATAACATTGCCCGCAAAGTTCTCTCGCTTGATCACCTGAGTAACGGCCGGGCAGGCTGGAATGTTGTTACGGCAACGGGGGGAGGCGAAAACTTCAACCTGCCCGAGCATGTCGGCCATGCCGAACGTTACAGGCGCGCACATGAGTTTTATGATGTCGTGACGGGACTGTGGCATAGTGTCGAGCCTGATGCGATCGTACGCAATAAGGTAACCGGGCAGTGGCTTGATCCTGCCAAGGTCCATCCGCTCAATCATAAGGGTGAATTCTATGCCGTGCAGGGGCCGCTCAATGCGCCGCCCCGTATCGCGCAGGCTGGCCAGCCGGTCATTGCCCAGGCCGGTTCATCCGATGATGGCAAGGAACTGGCCGCCCGCATCGGGGAAGTGATCTATACAGCGGAATATGACCGTGAACACGCCTTGGCGTTCCGTAATGAACTGATCGAGCGTGCGCAGAAATACGGTCGCGGGGCCGCCAATCTGCGTGTATTGCCAGGCCTGGCGCCGATTGTTGGTAAAACGCGTGAGGATGCGCAAAGAAAATTCGAACGCTACCTTTCCTATCTCGATCATGGCGCAACACTGAATGGCCTGGCCAACTACGCCAGCCTTGGCATTGACCTGGCAAACTGGCCCAAGGGCAAGCCTGTTACCCTGCCGGACAATCTGGCGCAGACCAATTCACACAAAAGCCGGCAGAGCCTGATTGCGAGATGGATCAGGGAACGGCAGGCCACGACGGATGACATCCTGCGCTTCTTTATTGCCGGCGGTCATCGCCTGATTGTGGGGAGTGCGACCGATATTGCCGATCATATACAGGACTGGTTCGAGGCTGGGGCAGTAGACGGTTTTAACATCATGTTCACATCCGCGCCGACCGGCATGGAGGACTTTGTCGATCTGGTCGTGCCTGAACTGCAGCGCCGTGGCCTGTTCAAAAAAGATTATGCCAGTCCGTATCTGCGCACCAACCTTGGGCTGCCCACAGTATAA
- a CDS encoding ABC transporter substrate-binding protein yields the protein MSIFDTSFSRRRFSLAATSMLGLALTGQRSRAADLSAVTLRVASFRGMDSTLLPALGLNDFPYQVTFSEFNSGNLIAQAISANAVDLGGWSEIPLVFIAASSARVSVIATMDGPTTDQALLVPISSDTKSIKDLRGKRVGYIRSTTAHYFLIRLLEQSGMRFSDITPVALNMSQGLTAMRAGSLDAWATYGYAIQMLQADHSARILASAADILSGHYFIGANPLRLGDDAFRHAAADYIHRLGKAYAILAADKPRWAKIVSPVIQVPERDVLNYLENQNRPYHPRAWVDSDIKGAESVAQVFEKAGLSPHNVNIGKVFSNVLNPLLPA from the coding sequence ATGTCGATCTTCGATACATCGTTTTCCCGGCGCCGGTTTTCCCTGGCCGCGACCAGTATGCTGGGGCTTGCCCTGACCGGGCAGCGCAGCCGTGCCGCTGATCTTTCTGCGGTAACGCTCCGTGTCGCCAGCTTCCGGGGCATGGACTCGACACTGCTTCCCGCCCTCGGGCTCAATGATTTCCCCTATCAGGTGACATTCAGCGAGTTCAATTCGGGCAATCTCATCGCGCAGGCCATCAGTGCCAACGCAGTGGATCTTGGGGGATGGAGTGAAATTCCACTCGTATTCATCGCAGCGTCCAGCGCCCGCGTTTCGGTCATCGCGACAATGGATGGCCCCACGACCGACCAGGCGCTGCTGGTGCCCATATCCTCCGACACGAAGTCGATAAAAGATCTACGCGGAAAACGTGTCGGATATATTCGCTCAACAACCGCGCATTACTTCCTTATCCGACTACTTGAACAATCCGGCATGCGTTTTTCCGACATTACGCCGGTAGCACTGAACATGAGCCAGGGGTTGACCGCCATGCGCGCTGGCAGCCTTGATGCCTGGGCAACCTATGGCTACGCCATTCAGATGCTTCAGGCCGATCATTCGGCCCGCATTCTTGCAAGCGCCGCTGATATTCTCTCCGGTCATTACTTCATCGGGGCAAACCCGTTGCGACTTGGCGACGACGCCTTCCGTCATGCTGCCGCGGATTATATTCATCGCCTTGGCAAGGCCTATGCCATTCTCGCCGCCGACAAGCCGCGCTGGGCGAAGATCGTTTCACCGGTCATCCAGGTGCCGGAAAGGGACGTTCTGAATTATCTTGAAAACCAGAACCGCCCCTATCATCCGCGCGCATGGGTTGACAGTGACATCAAAGGTGCGGAATCCGTCGCGCAGGTCTTTGAAAAAGCAGGGCTGAGTCCACATAATGTGAATATCGGAAAGGTATTTTCCAATGTCCTGAACCCGCTGCTACCGGCATAG
- a CDS encoding ABC transporter ATP-binding protein, protein MNPRVQSAPQTRPLPREGAAVCVQGLTRRFGKGPPVLNHLDLTIAPGEFVALLGRSGSGKSTLLRTLSGLDPVNEGHVSCPQDVAVVFQESRLLPWKRVWKNIVLGQAGGDAGRRRAEAVLQEVGLSHRIDAWPMTLSGGEAQRAALARALVREPEFLMLDEPFAALDALTRLKMQQLVAGLWTRHGCAVLLVTHDVDEALLLADRAVVLDAGRIRTDIAIEPDRPRHHADPRFARLRSVLLDALGVHDD, encoded by the coding sequence ATGAACCCGCGCGTGCAGTCTGCACCCCAGACGCGGCCCTTGCCCCGGGAAGGGGCTGCCGTATGCGTGCAGGGTCTGACGCGGCGTTTTGGCAAGGGACCGCCGGTACTGAACCATCTCGATCTGACGATTGCGCCGGGAGAGTTCGTTGCTCTTCTTGGCCGCAGCGGTTCCGGAAAATCGACGCTGCTGCGCACGTTGTCCGGGCTGGACCCGGTGAACGAGGGCCATGTGTCCTGCCCGCAAGATGTGGCGGTCGTGTTTCAGGAAAGCCGGCTGCTGCCGTGGAAGCGGGTCTGGAAAAACATAGTTCTGGGTCAGGCTGGTGGCGATGCGGGCCGCCGCAGGGCAGAGGCAGTTCTGCAAGAAGTCGGGCTGTCTCACCGGATCGACGCCTGGCCGATGACACTGTCCGGGGGCGAGGCACAACGGGCGGCGCTGGCACGCGCGCTTGTGCGGGAGCCTGAATTTCTTATGCTGGATGAGCCTTTTGCGGCGCTGGATGCACTCACGCGCCTGAAAATGCAGCAACTGGTGGCGGGACTATGGACGCGGCATGGCTGCGCTGTGCTGCTGGTGACGCATGATGTTGATGAGGCGCTTCTTCTGGCAGATCGCGCGGTGGTGCTGGATGCCGGGCGTATCCGCACGGATATTGCCATTGAGCCTGATCGGCCGCGTCATCATGCGGATCCTCGTTTTGCCCGCCTGCGCTCCGTGCTTCTGGATGCGCTCGGGGTTCATGACGACTGA
- a CDS encoding ABC transporter permease, which produces MIQLPGWRHFSRFLSPVLLVIFWQVGCSTGLLSTRLVASPGQIIATGWSLAHDGTLFSNLGVSLMRAVSGLAIAVVAGVSLALIAGLSRIGEDIVDAPLQIMRTLPVLALVPLFILWFGIGETPKILLVALGSTFPIYLNLHKGIRSIDPKLLEMARTLGLSRGQTVRDVILPGALPDLLTGVRFAVGISWLMLVVAEQINADSGIGHMMMDAQDFLRTDIILVGLFVYGLLGLGSDQLVRTLEHHFLAWRPVQRGKGQPA; this is translated from the coding sequence ATGATACAGTTGCCCGGCTGGCGTCATTTCTCACGCTTCCTATCGCCGGTACTGCTGGTGATTTTCTGGCAGGTGGGCTGTTCAACAGGACTCCTCTCGACACGGCTGGTGGCATCTCCAGGGCAGATTATCGCCACGGGCTGGTCACTGGCGCATGACGGCACGCTGTTCTCCAACCTCGGTGTTTCCCTTATGCGGGCCGTGTCGGGCCTTGCCATTGCGGTTGTCGCCGGGGTGAGTCTGGCGCTGATCGCGGGATTGTCCCGTATCGGCGAGGACATTGTGGACGCGCCATTGCAGATCATGCGCACGCTGCCAGTTCTGGCGCTGGTGCCGCTGTTCATTCTCTGGTTCGGGATCGGGGAGACACCGAAGATCCTGCTGGTCGCTCTGGGCTCGACATTCCCGATCTACCTGAACCTGCACAAGGGCATCCGGTCGATTGACCCGAAGCTGCTGGAAATGGCGCGAACGCTCGGGCTTTCGCGTGGGCAGACGGTGCGCGATGTCATTTTGCCCGGCGCGTTGCCTGATCTGCTGACCGGCGTGCGTTTCGCTGTCGGGATTTCGTGGCTGATGCTGGTGGTGGCGGAGCAGATCAACGCTGATAGCGGGATCGGACATATGATGATGGATGCACAGGATTTTTTGCGCACCGACATCATTCTCGTCGGGCTGTTTGTCTATGGGCTGCTGGGTCTGGGCTCCGATCAGCTTGTTCGCACCCTGGAGCATCATTTTCTTGCGTGGCGCCCGGTGCAGCGCGGCAAAGGGCAGCCGGCATGA
- a CDS encoding aliphatic sulfonate ABC transporter substrate-binding protein, whose protein sequence is MPDELVVADQKGQQRALMEAAGVEQDLPFRVRWVEFEAASPLLQALGAGAVDTGIAGDGPFFFAWGAGMPVKAAYLIPPRGGGHATAIVVAPGSTITSPAQLSGKRIATGRGSIGHLLLLRLIATGGIPAPAPQIVFLQPAQAKAALDTGRVDAWSTWEPYIALETIGHKGHIVVDAAGLTPNNSFFVATTAALAQKRRLLATFYQRVALAYAWGQAHQAQYAHILAQQTGLPEDVAVSVARQLIASPVPISDAVEQAELITLDTYRNAGLIQPSAPLSEAFDKDILKP, encoded by the coding sequence GTGCCGGATGAACTGGTTGTCGCCGACCAGAAAGGACAGCAGCGGGCTCTCATGGAAGCGGCTGGCGTGGAGCAGGATCTTCCCTTCAGGGTACGCTGGGTCGAGTTCGAGGCCGCATCTCCCCTTCTCCAGGCCCTCGGGGCCGGGGCGGTTGACACCGGCATTGCTGGTGATGGCCCTTTTTTCTTCGCATGGGGTGCGGGCATGCCGGTTAAAGCCGCGTATCTGATCCCGCCCCGTGGTGGCGGCCATGCCACCGCCATCGTCGTCGCGCCCGGATCGACCATCACATCCCCCGCACAGCTTTCGGGCAAACGGATCGCCACCGGGCGCGGTTCGATTGGTCACCTGCTCCTGCTCAGGCTGATCGCAACCGGCGGCATTCCCGCCCCGGCCCCGCAGATCGTTTTCCTGCAACCGGCCCAGGCAAAAGCGGCGCTGGATACAGGCCGCGTCGACGCCTGGTCCACCTGGGAACCCTACATCGCGCTGGAAACGATCGGACACAAAGGCCATATCGTCGTTGACGCGGCCGGCCTGACGCCAAATAACAGTTTTTTCGTCGCAACCACGGCCGCGCTGGCCCAAAAACGTCGGCTGCTGGCTACGTTTTACCAACGGGTTGCCCTGGCCTATGCATGGGGGCAGGCGCATCAGGCGCAGTATGCCCATATTCTTGCGCAGCAGACCGGGCTGCCTGAGGATGTTGCGGTCTCTGTCGCCCGGCAACTGATCGCCTCGCCAGTCCCGATCAGCGATGCCGTGGAACAGGCGGAGCTAATCACG